The following coding sequences lie in one Streptomyces xiamenensis genomic window:
- a CDS encoding cytochrome P450 yields MATSLTLTPVGEQWPERTPGPEHIYPLHGPDFARDPFSYYDNLRRHVGAVVPVSLEETHRIRGYLVIDHAAQLEILRDQQQIWTRDPRWYRDLAEGVLPADHPLIAQLAYRRSRLCSEGAEHDTLSGPGNKALARMDTLRVGDLVEELADQLIDSFFQDGDPEAETVEVDILRQFALPLPLLVLTRLAGMDEREALASGTALHAMLSGSAGPQHTREELASLMAGLVEHKRKEPGPDLVSWMLHHNQDDALTPAELSEDVWLQIAVGRGASTAWICNTLLELMTNERLNEDVAAARCSMDQAMNHVMWTDAPIQNLIGRWATRPTWLGGFRINAGDMAIVSLGAAAADPAMRSVGLDTSRTNNAHLAWGSGTHGCPAPARELGALIVRTGLERLWDRLPDMELAVPREALEWSQPHVARTPLALPVRFPRPSADLPNGASEEWTLTSGPSETAPAARPEQQHSPFTTPPPRTASPTGKDGSAAQRGKLPLWRSPAAWWPKR; encoded by the coding sequence GTGGCAACTTCCTTAACATTAACTCCCGTTGGTGAACAGTGGCCCGAGCGCACGCCGGGGCCGGAACACATCTACCCGCTCCACGGTCCCGACTTCGCGCGCGACCCCTTCTCGTACTACGACAACCTGCGCCGCCACGTCGGTGCGGTGGTGCCGGTATCGCTGGAGGAGACCCACCGCATCCGCGGCTATCTCGTCATCGATCACGCGGCCCAACTGGAGATCCTCCGGGACCAGCAGCAGATCTGGACCCGTGACCCGCGCTGGTACCGCGATCTCGCCGAAGGCGTCCTGCCCGCCGACCACCCGCTGATCGCCCAGCTCGCCTACCGCCGCAGCCGGCTGTGCTCCGAGGGCGCCGAGCACGACACGCTGTCGGGCCCGGGAAACAAGGCGCTGGCCCGGATGGACACGCTGCGCGTCGGCGATCTCGTCGAGGAACTCGCCGACCAGCTCATCGACTCCTTCTTCCAGGACGGGGACCCGGAGGCGGAAACCGTCGAGGTCGACATCCTGCGGCAGTTCGCGCTGCCGCTGCCCCTGCTGGTGCTGACGCGGCTCGCCGGGATGGACGAGCGCGAGGCGCTGGCCTCGGGCACCGCCCTCCACGCGATGCTCTCCGGCTCGGCCGGACCCCAGCACACCAGGGAGGAACTGGCCTCCCTGATGGCCGGCCTCGTGGAGCACAAGCGCAAGGAGCCGGGCCCCGACCTCGTCTCCTGGATGCTGCACCACAACCAGGACGACGCGCTCACCCCCGCCGAGCTGAGCGAGGACGTCTGGCTCCAGATCGCCGTCGGGCGCGGCGCGAGCACCGCCTGGATCTGCAACACGCTGCTGGAACTGATGACGAACGAGCGGCTCAACGAGGATGTCGCGGCGGCCCGCTGCTCGATGGACCAGGCGATGAACCACGTCATGTGGACCGACGCGCCGATCCAGAACCTCATCGGCCGCTGGGCCACCCGGCCGACCTGGCTCGGGGGATTCCGGATCAACGCCGGCGACATGGCGATCGTCAGTCTGGGGGCCGCCGCCGCCGACCCTGCGATGCGCTCGGTCGGCCTGGACACCTCCCGCACCAACAACGCCCATCTGGCCTGGGGCTCGGGAACCCACGGCTGCCCGGCCCCGGCCCGCGAACTGGGCGCGCTCATCGTGCGCACCGGCCTGGAGCGGTTGTGGGACCGTCTGCCGGACATGGAACTCGCCGTGCCCCGGGAAGCCCTGGAATGGTCGCAGCCGCACGTCGCCCGGACACCTCTCGCGCTGCCGGTGCGGTTCCCCCGGCCCTCCGCCGACCTGCCGAACGGCGCGTCGGAGGAGTGGACACTGACATCGGGTCCTTCGGAGACCGCGCCGGCTGCCCGGCCGGAGCAGCAGCACAGCCCCTTCACCACCCCTCCGCCCCGGACGGCCTCCCCGACGGGTAAGGACGGGTCCGCCGCCCAGCGGGGCAAGTTGCCCCTGTGGCGCTCCCCGGCGGCGTGGTGGCCCAAGCGGTGA